A stretch of the Capsicum annuum cultivar UCD-10X-F1 chromosome 10, UCD10Xv1.1, whole genome shotgun sequence genome encodes the following:
- the LOC107852906 gene encoding copper transporter 4, which produces MHFASSTPFDILTLFKPPSMWSSNSNLVNQMNPNTLQLPMAWTNDPSHVHTKPHLWHLSFYWGRNTYFLFPNWPGNNRTMYGLGIIFVFVLAILVEFFSNLKLVKPGSNRGAAVFFQAGVQAIRAGFAYMVMLAVMSYNGGVFIAAILGHAVGYVVFGSPIFKKDMDR; this is translated from the coding sequence ATGCACTTTGCCTCCTCTACTCCATTTGATATTCTCACCCTTTTTAAGCCCCCATCAATGTGGTCCTCAAACTCGAACCTTGTTAATCAAATGAACCCAAACACCCTACAACTACCTATGGCATGGACAAATGACCCTTCCCATGTCCACACAAAGCCTCATCTTTGGCACTTATCATTCTACTGGGGTAGGAACACTTACTTTCTCTTCCCAAATTGGCCTGGAAATAATCGAACAATGTACGGTTTGGGTATCATTTTCGTCTTTGTTTTGGCTATTCTTGTTGAGTTTTTCTCCAACTTGAAGTTGGTTAAACCTGGCTCGAACCGGGGTGCAGCGGTTTTCTTCCAAGCCGGAGTACAAGCGATTCGAGCCGGGTTTGCTTATATGGTTATGCTTGCTGTTATGTCATACAATGGAGGAGTTTTTATTGCTGCTATTTTGGGACACGCTGTTGGTTATGTGGTTTTTGGAAGTCCAATTTTCAAAAAGGATATGGATAGATGA